DNA from Mucilaginibacter mallensis:
ACAGGACTTTGAAATGGTTTTACAAAAATGGCAGAAATATGCAACTGCACAGACATGAGACATTAGATTTGAGATAGAAAATATCTCCCGGCCAATTAATCGATTCTGACATTAGGCAGAACTTTAAACAACTACTTTTGTTCTCAAATCTCATATCTGAAGATGACATTTATAAATTTTAACGGGGAAATAGTACCTGCAGATACCAAATTATTAAGCGTAGCCAACCGGGGATTCCGGTATGGGGATGGTTTGTTTGAGAGCATGCGCCTGATGAAGGGGCAGCTCAAATTTGCCGACCTGCATGCAGATCGTTTGCAGCGCGGAATGAAAGCGCTTAAGATTGATGGTTACTCGCAAATGGATGCCTGGTTTTTGAAGGAACTGGCTGAAGAACTGGCTTTAAGAAACAAAGCCAAACATGCCCGCCTGCGTTTAACCGTTTTTCGCGATGCTGAGGGTTTATATATGCCTACCCAAAACAGGATGGGTTATTGTCTTGAACTAACACCCGTTGAGGAGCCCCGCTATTTTTTGAATAGCAAAGGTTTAATCATGGATATTTTTACCGATCTGCCCAAGCCATCTAATTATTTATCGAACATAAAAACCTGTAATTCGCTTACCTATGTAATGGCAGGTATTTTTAAAGCCCAGAATAAGCTGGACGAGGTTTTTTTACTAAATCAGAATGGATTTTTGTGCGAGGCAGGTAGCTCCAACGTATTTGTGTGGTATCAAAACCATTTATATACCCCTGCATTAAGCGAGGGCTGTGTTGAAGGGATAATGCGGCAGGTAATTATTAAAATCGCTCTTGAAAATAATATAGGAGTAACTGAAGCACAAATTAACCCCGATATATTATACGAGGCCGATGAAGTGTTTTTAACCAATGCTACCCGTGGTGTACAATGCGTAATGGGGTATGGTGTAAAGCGCTATTTTAATAAGGTAAGTAAGATGCTGGTTGATGAATTAAATAAGCTGTAGAATATATATTCTAATTGTCATCTCGAACGCTAGTGAGAGATCTTCTGCGAAAATAAATGGCGCTAATGCAAGGCCGCAGAAGGTTTCTCCTCGTACCTCGTTCGAAATGACAATGTTTGACATTACTCAACCACCACATGTGCTTTAATCGCATTCAAAATGCCATTCCAAAGGGCTATGCGGGCTTGCAGTGCTTCTTTAACTGCCACTAAAGCTTCATTCCATTTACGGTCATCCTCACCGCAAAGATCGGCCGTCATTTGATAGGCGAGGTTTGAGTGATGGTCGCCATCAACCTCAATATGCCTTTGCAGGTAGTATAATAATGTATCAACTTTACCAGGCAACTGCTGACTGATCTCTTTTACTATGCTGATAAACATATCAGGTATCAGG
Protein-coding regions in this window:
- a CDS encoding aminotransferase class IV, whose translation is MTFINFNGEIVPADTKLLSVANRGFRYGDGLFESMRLMKGQLKFADLHADRLQRGMKALKIDGYSQMDAWFLKELAEELALRNKAKHARLRLTVFRDAEGLYMPTQNRMGYCLELTPVEEPRYFLNSKGLIMDIFTDLPKPSNYLSNIKTCNSLTYVMAGIFKAQNKLDEVFLLNQNGFLCEAGSSNVFVWYQNHLYTPALSEGCVEGIMRQVIIKIALENNIGVTEAQINPDILYEADEVFLTNATRGVQCVMGYGVKRYFNKVSKMLVDELNKL